From a single Mangifera indica cultivar Alphonso chromosome 19, CATAS_Mindica_2.1, whole genome shotgun sequence genomic region:
- the LOC123202578 gene encoding GRAS family protein RAM1-like translates to MGDTDEFLSLGLAIVKDNSCAAEGDQGGKRKGRVSFDHSLSNAYDEGYCEGKVFRLLQMREQMLKLDYKRKRLVEEDGRGLQLIHLLLITATAVDENNLDLALENLSELYQSVSLTGGSVQRVVAYFADGLAARLLTKKSPFYDMIMKEPTNEEMFLAFTDLYRVSPYFQFAHFTANQAIFEVFEMEESNNNRALHVIDFDISYGFQWPSLIQSLSEKATSTNRISLRITGFGTSIEELQETETRLVSFAKGFRNLVFEFQGLLRGAKLVNLRKKKNETVAVNLVFHLNTLNNCLKISETLKSVHSLKPSIVILVEQEGSRSPRNFLSRFMESLHYFAAMFDSLDDCLPQESLERLRIEKNNLGKDIKSMLNCDHMKNSNYPTYEMMETWKSGMENHGFEVMKISSKSLIQAKLLLKFRTHHCPQFNGENSGFKVFERDEGSAISLRWQDRYLLTASAWHCV, encoded by the coding sequence ATGGGAGATACTGATGAGTTCCTTAGTCTTGGCCTTGCCATTGTGAAAGATAATTCTTGCGCCGCCGAGGGCGACCAAGGGGGAAAGAGGAAGGGAAGAGTTAGTTTTGATCATTCTTTGAGTAATGCATACGATGAAGGCTATTGTGAAGGGAAGGTTTTTAGGCTTCTTCAAATGAGGGAACAAATGTTGAAGTTAgactataaaagaaaaagacttgTTGAGGAAGACGGAAGAGGGCTTCAACTGATACATTTGCTACTGATTACTGCCACCGCCGTCGATGAAAACAATCTCGATTTGGCCTTGGAGAATCTCTCCGAGCTCTATCAAAGTGTGTCGCTAACCGGAGGCTCAGTGCAAAGAGTAGTTGCTTATTTCGCCGATGGCTTGGCCGCCAGGCTTCTCACTAAAAAATCTCCTTTCTATGATATGATCATGAAAGAACCAACTAATGAAGAAATGTTTCTAGCTTTCACCGATCTTTATCGCGTCTCTCCCTATTTCCAGTTCGCCCATTTCACCGCGAACCAGGCGATATTCGAAGTATTTGAGATGGAAGAATCGAACAACAACCGTGCATTACATGTAATTGATTTTGACATATCATATGGATTCCAATGGCCTTCACTCATTCAATCCCTCTCCGAAAAGGCGACAAGTACTAATCGAATATCGCTTCGAATCACAGGATTCGGAACAAGCATTGAAGAACTACAAGAAACTGAAACTCGATTAGTGAGCTTCGCAAAGGGATTTCGCAATCTTGTATTTGAGTTTCAAGGGTTGCTGAGAGGAGCTAAGCTCGTTAAcctgaggaaaaagaaaaatgaaacagtTGCTGTGAATTTGGTATTTCATTTGAACACTTTAAACAATTGTTTAAAGATATCCGAAACATTGAAATCAGTTCATTCACTTAAGCCTTCAATTGTGATCTTGGTGGAGCAAGAAGGCAGCAGGAGTCCAAGAAACTTCCTGTCAAGATTCATGGAGTCTTTACACTATTTCGCAGCGATGTTCGATTCGTTAGACGATTGTCTTCCACAGGAGAGCTTAGAGAGACTAAGAATTGAGAAGAACAATCTTGGAAAAGACATCAAAAGCATGCTCAATTGTGATCACatgaaaaattctaattatcCAACGTATGAGATGATGGAGACATGGAAATCAGGGATGGAGAATCATGGATTTGAGGTGATGAAAATAAGCTCAAAATCATTGATACAGGCAAAGCTTCTTTTGAAGTTTAGGACCCACCATTGCCCTCAATTTAACGGGGAGAATAGTGGATTTAAAGTGTTTGAAAGGGATGAAGGGAGTGCGATTTCTTTAAGGTGGCAAGATAGATATTTGCTTACAGCTTCTGCATGGCATTGTGTATga